The following proteins come from a genomic window of Dehalococcoidia bacterium:
- the hisI gene encoding phosphoribosyl-AMP cyclohydrolase produces MMPKFDDKGLIPAIIQDANTGEVLMLGYMNQESLERTRASRQAWFWSRSRKELWHKGATSGNFINVREILIDCDLDALVIKAEPVGPVCHTGNRSCFYRKLGEE; encoded by the coding sequence ATGATGCCAAAATTCGATGATAAAGGTCTGATCCCGGCCATCATCCAGGATGCCAACACCGGAGAAGTGCTCATGCTGGGCTATATGAACCAGGAGTCATTGGAAAGAACCAGGGCCAGCAGACAGGCATGGTTCTGGAGCCGGAGCCGGAAGGAATTGTGGCACAAGGGAGCCACTTCGGGGAATTTCATCAATGTGAGGGAAATCCTCATCGATTGCGACCTCGACGCCCTCGTGATCAAAGCGGAACCTGTCGGACCTGTGTGCCACACCGGAAACCGGTCCTGCTTCTATCGGAAGCTCGGCGAAGAGTAA